A portion of the Mauremys reevesii isolate NIE-2019 linkage group 18, ASM1616193v1, whole genome shotgun sequence genome contains these proteins:
- the COQ5 gene encoding 2-methoxy-6-polyprenyl-1,4-benzoquinol methylase, mitochondrial isoform X3, with protein MAASIGAVACRVLHSRRHRQLLSVGRGLFSGARCLVAEGETHFGFQNVSETEKGEKVYHVFESVAKKYDIMNDSMSLGIHRLWKDILLHQMNPYPGTQLLDVAGGTGDIAFRFINYVRSQWEHQIKQKLKSHQNLSWEEISKSYQEEELKLPGGSQVVVCDINKEMLKVGKQKAQHLGYSEGLSWVVGNAEELPFNDNKFDVYTIAFGIRNVTHIDQALQEAYRVLKPGGRFLCLEFSQVNNPLISRMNSRQWLKMQVF; from the exons ATGGCGGCCTCCATCGGCGCGGTTGCCTGTAGGGTTCTGCACAGCCGCCGCCACAGGCAGTTGCTGTCTGTTGGTCGGGGGCTCTTCAGTGGGGCGCGGTGCCTTGTCGCGGAGGGGGAGACGCACTTCGGGTTCCAGAATGTGTCGGAGACGGAGAAAGGGGAGAAAG tttaccATGTATTTGAAAGCGTGGCTAAGAAGTATGATATAATGAATGATTCAATGAGTCTGGGGATTCATCGGCTCTGGAAGGATATCCTGCTGCATCAAATGAACCCTTACCCAGGAACTCAGCTGCTAGATGTTGCTGGAGGGACAG GTGACATCGCCTTTCGGTTTATCAATTATGTTCGTTCCCAGTGGGAGCACCAGATCAAACAGAAACTGAAATCCCATCAGAATTTATCATGGGAGGAAATCTCTAAGAGTTACCAGGAAGAGGAACTTAAATTGCCAGGAGGTTCCCAAGTGGTGGTCTGTGACATTAATAAGGAAATGCTAAAGGTTGGAAAGCAGAAAGCACAACATCTTGGCTACTCTGAAG gcttGTCCTGGGTGGTTGGGAATGCTGAAGAGCTGCCCTTCAATGACAACAAGTTTGATGTTTACACAATTGCCTTTGGAATACGGAATGTAACTCATATTGACCAG GCACTACAGGAGGCGTATCGTGTGCTGAAACCAGGAGGGAGATTTCTGTGTCTGGAATTTAGTCAAGTCAACAACCCCCTTATTTCCAG GATGAATTCAAGGCAATGGTTGAAGATGCAGGTTTTCTGA
- the COQ5 gene encoding 2-methoxy-6-polyprenyl-1,4-benzoquinol methylase, mitochondrial isoform X1: MAASIGAVACRVLHSRRHRQLLSVGRGLFSGARCLVAEGETHFGFQNVSETEKGEKVYHVFESVAKKYDIMNDSMSLGIHRLWKDILLHQMNPYPGTQLLDVAGGTGDIAFRFINYVRSQWEHQIKQKLKSHQNLSWEEISKSYQEEELKLPGGSQVVVCDINKEMLKVGKQKAQHLGYSEGLSWVVGNAEELPFNDNKFDVYTIAFGIRNVTHIDQALQEAYRVLKPGGRFLCLEFSQVNNPLISRLYDLYSFQVIPVLGEIIAGDWKSYQYLVESIRRFPAQDEFKAMVEDAGFLKVEYRNLTSGIVAIHSGFKL, encoded by the exons ATGGCGGCCTCCATCGGCGCGGTTGCCTGTAGGGTTCTGCACAGCCGCCGCCACAGGCAGTTGCTGTCTGTTGGTCGGGGGCTCTTCAGTGGGGCGCGGTGCCTTGTCGCGGAGGGGGAGACGCACTTCGGGTTCCAGAATGTGTCGGAGACGGAGAAAGGGGAGAAAG tttaccATGTATTTGAAAGCGTGGCTAAGAAGTATGATATAATGAATGATTCAATGAGTCTGGGGATTCATCGGCTCTGGAAGGATATCCTGCTGCATCAAATGAACCCTTACCCAGGAACTCAGCTGCTAGATGTTGCTGGAGGGACAG GTGACATCGCCTTTCGGTTTATCAATTATGTTCGTTCCCAGTGGGAGCACCAGATCAAACAGAAACTGAAATCCCATCAGAATTTATCATGGGAGGAAATCTCTAAGAGTTACCAGGAAGAGGAACTTAAATTGCCAGGAGGTTCCCAAGTGGTGGTCTGTGACATTAATAAGGAAATGCTAAAGGTTGGAAAGCAGAAAGCACAACATCTTGGCTACTCTGAAG gcttGTCCTGGGTGGTTGGGAATGCTGAAGAGCTGCCCTTCAATGACAACAAGTTTGATGTTTACACAATTGCCTTTGGAATACGGAATGTAACTCATATTGACCAG GCACTACAGGAGGCGTATCGTGTGCTGAAACCAGGAGGGAGATTTCTGTGTCTGGAATTTAGTCAAGTCAACAACCCCCTTATTTCCAG GCTCTATGACTTGTACAGTTTCCAGGTTATCCCTGTTCTGGGTGAGATTATTGCTGGAGATTGGAAATCCTACCAGTACCTTGTGGAAAGCATCCGACGCTTTCCAGCCCAG GATGAATTCAAGGCAATGGTTGAAGATGCAGGTTTTCTGAAGGTGGAATATCGAAATCTAACATCAGGCATTGTAGCCATTCACTCAGGTTTCAAACTGTGA
- the COQ5 gene encoding 2-methoxy-6-polyprenyl-1,4-benzoquinol methylase, mitochondrial isoform X2 translates to MDRGDLGSISSCVADLLVRVTHTPLLLLPVYHVFESVAKKYDIMNDSMSLGIHRLWKDILLHQMNPYPGTQLLDVAGGTGDIAFRFINYVRSQWEHQIKQKLKSHQNLSWEEISKSYQEEELKLPGGSQVVVCDINKEMLKVGKQKAQHLGYSEGLSWVVGNAEELPFNDNKFDVYTIAFGIRNVTHIDQALQEAYRVLKPGGRFLCLEFSQVNNPLISRLYDLYSFQVIPVLGEIIAGDWKSYQYLVESIRRFPAQDEFKAMVEDAGFLKVEYRNLTSGIVAIHSGFKL, encoded by the exons ATGGACcgaggagacctgggttctatttccagctgtgTCGCTGATCTCCTGGTGAGAgtgacacacacacctctcctcctcctcccag tttaccATGTATTTGAAAGCGTGGCTAAGAAGTATGATATAATGAATGATTCAATGAGTCTGGGGATTCATCGGCTCTGGAAGGATATCCTGCTGCATCAAATGAACCCTTACCCAGGAACTCAGCTGCTAGATGTTGCTGGAGGGACAG GTGACATCGCCTTTCGGTTTATCAATTATGTTCGTTCCCAGTGGGAGCACCAGATCAAACAGAAACTGAAATCCCATCAGAATTTATCATGGGAGGAAATCTCTAAGAGTTACCAGGAAGAGGAACTTAAATTGCCAGGAGGTTCCCAAGTGGTGGTCTGTGACATTAATAAGGAAATGCTAAAGGTTGGAAAGCAGAAAGCACAACATCTTGGCTACTCTGAAG gcttGTCCTGGGTGGTTGGGAATGCTGAAGAGCTGCCCTTCAATGACAACAAGTTTGATGTTTACACAATTGCCTTTGGAATACGGAATGTAACTCATATTGACCAG GCACTACAGGAGGCGTATCGTGTGCTGAAACCAGGAGGGAGATTTCTGTGTCTGGAATTTAGTCAAGTCAACAACCCCCTTATTTCCAG GCTCTATGACTTGTACAGTTTCCAGGTTATCCCTGTTCTGGGTGAGATTATTGCTGGAGATTGGAAATCCTACCAGTACCTTGTGGAAAGCATCCGACGCTTTCCAGCCCAG GATGAATTCAAGGCAATGGTTGAAGATGCAGGTTTTCTGAAGGTGGAATATCGAAATCTAACATCAGGCATTGTAGCCATTCACTCAGGTTTCAAACTGTGA